Proteins co-encoded in one Candida albicans SC5314 chromosome 3, complete sequence genomic window:
- the PGA18 gene encoding Pga18p (Putative GPI-anchored protein; regulated by Nrg1, Tup1; rat catheter biofilm repressed) gives MKLESIAVFAGIVSTALAGVYHKPPPATTYWTTIYAPSTSVVTVTSCSKGGCGTQSYATGVTKTKTVHEGVTTEYTTYCPLTTSHEVVKSTCSDTLVVWSTRSFSWVWSFSKPDGCGQSTSTIKTTAQTDVPTTATATPSVSTTCTTGTKTKWWWVIKTTDCSVYTVSSTSSSLISTSQVTSSSSIASTTATAPATPSVSTTCTTGTKTKWWWVIKTTDCSVYTVSSTLSSLISTSKATSSSSVASSTGSTPATTPGSSIESTPATTPGSSTESTPATATGSSTKSTPATTPGSSVTTGKTSTDWITSFTTHTAHTTTVITVTDCDHHSCTSNVVTTGVTVVTVTTTGTVTEYTTYCPLTSTETIVTSKTTSATTPGSSSVESTPGSSSATTPGSSSATTPGSSSATTPGSSSATTPGLSSVESTPGSSSATTPGSSSATTPGSSSATTPGSSSATTPGTSSVESTPGSSSATTPGSSTIESTSGSSSATTPGSSSATTPGSSSATTPGTSSVESTPGSSSATTPGSSTIESTSGSSSATTPGSSSATTPGTSSVESTPGTSTGSCWVSVSTGGYGYETTVTICSDVTSGQSVTTPTTISVPSTFCTTVPTAGTDETVITSYVTSTAHSTEVITVTSCADNGCQTHTTHTGVVVVTVTTTDVATTYTTYCPLTTTKAVYRVAKLANYKRDQTEFIATETNENTSNWPAPTLVPYVGISNDSSAAVSTFEGAANSVVPRLGLIAGFLSALLFLF, from the coding sequence ATGAAATTGGAATCAATTGCTGTCTTTGCTGGTATTGTTTCCACTGCGCTTGCTGGTGTTTATCATAAGCCACCACCAGCTACTACGTATTGGACTACAATCTATGCTCCTTCAACATCTGTCGTTACTGTCACTTCTTGTTCCAAAGGTGGATGTGGCACTCAATCCTATGCTACTGGTGTCACTAAAACCAAGACTGTCCATGAAGGTGTGACTACTGAATATACTACTTATTGTCCATTGACTACATCCCACGAAGTTGTTAAATCCACTTGCTCAGATACACTTGTTGTTTGGTCTACTAGATCTTTCTCCTGGGTTTGGTCATTCTCAAAACCAGACGGATGTGGCCAAAGTACTTCCACCATTAAAACTACTGCTCAAACCGATGTCCCTACTACTGCTACTGCTACTCCATCTGTTTCTACTACTTGCACCACTGgaaccaaaaccaaatgGTGGTGGGTTATAAAGACTACTGATTGCTCGGTTTACACTGTTTCATCTACATCATCTTCCCTTATTTCCACTAGTCAAGTTACCAGTAGTAGCAGTATTGCATCTACTACAGCTACTGCACCAGCAACTCCATCTGTTTCCACAACTTGCACCACTGgaaccaaaaccaaatgGTGGTGGGTTATAAAGACTACTGATTGCTCGGTTTACACTGTTTCGTCTACATTATCTTCCCTTATTTCCACTAGTAAAGCTACCAGTAGTAGCAGTGTTGCATCATCAACTGGGTCAACTCCAGCTACTACCCCAGGTTCAAGTATTGAGTCTACTCCAGCTACTACTCCAGGTTCAAGTACCGAGTCTACTCCAGCTACCGCTACAGGTTCTAGCACTAAATCGACTCCAGCTACCACTCCAGGATCATCTGTTACTACTGGTAAAACAAGTACTGATTGGATTACTTCATTTACCACCCACACCGCTCATACTACTACTGTTATCACTGTTACTGATTGCGATCACCATAGCTGTACATCAAACGTTGTTACCACAGGGGTTACTGTTGTGACAGTCACTACTACCGGTACCGTCACTGAATACACAACTTACTGTCCATTAACTTCAACAGAAACTATTGTGACAAGTAAAACAACTTCAGCTACCACACCAGGTTCATCTAGTGTTGAATCCACACCAGGATCTAGTTCTGCTACTACACCAGGATCAAGTTCTGCTACCACACCAGGATCTAGTTCTGCTACTACTCCTGGTTCAAGTTCTGCTACCACACCAGGTTTATCTAGTGTTGAATCCACACCAGGTTCAAGCTCAGCTACTACTCCAGGATCAAGTTCTGCTACCACACCAGGTTCTAGTTCTGCTACTACACCAGGTTCTAGTTCTGCTACCACACCAGGTACATCTAGTGTTGAATCAACTCCAGGTTCAAGTTCCGCTACCACACCAGGTTCATCTACTATTGAATCCACATCAGGTTCCAGCTCTGCTACCACACCAGGATCTAGTTCTGCTACTACTCCTGGTTCAAGTTCTGCTACCACACCAGGTACATCTAGTGTTGAATCAACTCCAGGTTCAAGTTCCGCTACCACACCAGGTTCATCTACTATTGAATCCACATCAGGTTCCAGCTCTGCTACCACACCAGGTTCTAGTTCTGCTACCACACCAGGTACATCTAGTGTTGAATCAACTCCAGGTACTAGTACAGGATCATGTTGGGTTTCTGTTTCTACTGGTGGATATGGTTATGAGACAACTGTGACTATTTGCTCTGATGTTACTTCTGGACAAAGTGTTACCACTCCTACTACCATTTCAGTTCCATCTACATTCTGCACCACTGTTCCAACTGCTGGTACTGATGAAACAGTTATAACTTCGTATGTCACCTCAACTGCACACTCAACTGAAGTCATTACTGTCACTAGTTGTGCTGATAATGGTTGTCAGACGCACACTACTCATACTGGTGTTGTCGTTGTTACTGTGACTACCACTGATGTTGCTACAACATACACAACCTACTGTCCATTGACTACAACTAAAGCTGTGTATCGTGTTGCTAAACTTGCAAACTACAAGAGAGATCAAACTGAATTTATTGCTACTGAAACCAACGAAAACACTAGCAATTGGCCAGCTCCAACTTTAGTTCCATATGTTGGTATTTCCAATGACAGTTCTGCAGCCGTTAGTACTTTTGAAGGTGCAGCTAATTCAGTTGTTCCAAGATTAGGCCTCATTGCCGGTTTCCTCAGTGcattgttatttttgttttaa
- a CDS encoding TRAPP subunit (Ortholog(s) have Rab guanyl-nucleotide exchange factor activity, role in ER to Golgi vesicle-mediated transport and TRAPPI protein complex, TRAPPII protein complex, TRAPPIII protein complex, cytosol, nucleus localization) has product MTIYSFFIFDRHCNCIYNREYTHTASSNDTLSGQINKSNDSNSSKLLFGILYSLKTISNKLANDEETEMNELKSFTIGSFKVHFWESLSRFKFVIVTNGEVSQLSDVLFELYSNYFIKYVVKNGLMPVEFTAEGEYSKINNGKFIEETDNYLQSLSIFRS; this is encoded by the coding sequence ATGACAATTTACtcattttttatatttgatcGTCACTGCAATTGCATTTACAACAGAGAGTACACACACACTGCCTCATCCAACGACACTTTGTCAGgacaaataaataaaagcAATGATTCTAATAGCTcgaaattattatttggaaTTTTGTATTCGTTGAAAACAATATCTAATAAATTGGCCAATGACGAGGAAACTGaaatgaatgaattgaaatcgTTCACCATTGGTTCGTTTAAAGTCCATTTTTGGGAGTCATTATCACGGTTtaaatttgttattgtcACCAATGGAGAAGTCAGTCAATTATCTGAtgttttatttgaattatatcTGAATTATTTCATCAAGTATGTTGTTAAAAATGGATTGATGCCCGTGGAATTCACTGCCGAGGGTGAGTATAGCAAGATAAACAATGGTAAGTTCATTGAAGAAACTGATAACTATTTACAatctttatcaatatttcgATCATAG
- the AIP2 gene encoding D-lactate dehydrogenase (Putative actin interacting protein; regulated by Gcn4; induced in response to amino acid starvation (3-AT); repressed by elevated CO2; flow model biofilm repressed) codes for MQRRLVQTASYLIRRNNVACRFSRYNGLPVASYSTKTVPFTADTYSQKVQRDAKFKQLESQDIEYFKSVLPENSIITDEDDLLFFNEDWMRKYRGQSQLVLKPKTTEQVASILKYCNDNKLAVVPQGGNTGLVGGSNPIFDEIIISLSAMNKIRSFDPVSGILKVDAGVILETADQYLAEQGYIFPLDLGAKGSCHVGGNVACNAGGLRLLRYGSLHGSVLGLEAVLPDGTVYNSMHSLRKDNTGYDLKQLFIGSEGTLGIITGVSILCPSRPQAQNVAFLAVSSYEAVQKVFVQARKELQEILSAFEFMDNTSQKLTAKHLGLEHPIESGDFPFYVLIETSGSNKEHDDEKLETFLGNAMEEGLVDDGIIAQDEAQIQSLWSWRESIPEATTIGGGVYKYDVSIPLADLYGLVEDINTRLNDAGIASLDDESKPVLAALGYGHIGDGNLHLNVSVRKYSPEIETILEPFVYEWIAKKNGSISAEHGLGFQKKNYIGYSKNEIEVKLIKEIKQHYDPNGIMNPYKYV; via the coding sequence ATGCAGAGGAGATTAGTACAGACTGCTTCGTATTTGATTAGACGAAACAACGTGGCATGTAGATTCAGTCGTTATAATGGTTTGCCCGTTGCATCTTATTCTACAAAAACAGTACCTTTTACGGCAGATACTTATTCCCAAAAAGTCCAACGTGATGCAAAATTCAAGCAACTTGAATCTCAAGACATCGAATACTTTAAAAGTGTATTACCTGAGAATTCCATTATTACTGATGAAGACGActtattgtttttcaaCGAAGACTGGATGAGAAAGTATAGAGGTCAATCACAATTGGTTTTGAAACCGAAAACCACCGAACAAGTCGCTTCTATCTTAAAGTATTGTAATGATAACAAGCTAGCTGTTGTACCACAGGGTGGGAATACTGGGTTGGTAGGTGGATCTAATCCAAtttttgatgaaatcaTCATTTCCTTGTCGGCCATGAATAAAATCAGATCGTTTGATCCTGTCAGCGGTATATTGAAAGTCGACGCTGGTGTTATTTTGGAAACAGCTGATCAGTATTTGGCTGAGCAGGGCTACATTTTCCCGCTCGACTTGGGAGCTAAAGGGTCGTGTCATGTTGGTGGCAATGTTGCATGTAATGCTGGTGGTTTGCGTTTGTTACGATACGGTTCTTTGCATGGTTCTGTTTTAGGTTTGGAAGCTGTCTTGCCCGACGGTACAGTTTATAACTCTATGCATTCATTGCGTAAAGATAATACTGGTTATGATTTGAAGCAGTTGTTTATTGGATCTGAAGGTACTTTGGGTATTATAACTGGTGTTTCGATTCTATGTCCATCAAGACCACAAGCGCAAAATGTGGCATTTTTAGCTGTATCGAGTTATGAGGCCGTTCAAAAGGTTTTTGTCCAGGCTAGAAAGGAGTTGCAAGAAATTTTATCGGCTTTTGAATTCATGGACAACACCTCACAAAAGTTGACTGCTAAGCATTTAGGTTTGGAGCACCCTATTGAAAGCGGTGACTTCCCATTCTATGTGTTAATTGAAACCTCTGGCTCCAACAAAGAGCACGACGAcgaaaaattggaaacatTCTTGGGGAATGCAATGGAAGAAGGTTTAGTCGACGATGGGATTATTGCACAAGATGAGGCTCAAATACAATCATTATGGTCATGGAGAGAATCCATCCCTGAAGCAACCACTATTGGAGGCGGTGTTTACAAGTATGACGTTTCTATTCCATTGGCAGATCTTTACGGGTTAGTTGAGGACATCAATACCAGGTTAAATGATGCTGGAATCGCCAGCTTGGACGATGAATCGAAACCTGTGCTTGCTGCATTGGGTTATGGTCACATTGGAGATGGGAATTTACACTTGAACGTTTCTGTGAGAAAGTATTCTcctgaaattgaaactatCTTGGAGCCATTTGTCTATGAATGGAtcgcaaaaaaaaatggatcCATTTCGGCTGAACATGGGTTGGGAttccaaaagaaaaactacATTGGGTATTCCAAGAATGAGATTGAGGTCAAATtaatcaaagaaatcaaacaacATTACGATCCAAATGGAATCATGAACCCATATAAATACGTGTAA